The following coding sequences are from one Leptospira stimsonii window:
- a CDS encoding transketolase family protein, translated as MGAPSTATATEKATRDGYGDALHELGVSRQDVVVLDADLSGSTKTNKFAKAFPERFFNVGVAEQNLVGHAAGLALSGLTPFASSFAMFLAGRAWEVVRNSVVYPFLNVKLVASHGGITVGEDGASHQCIEDFAIMRAIPEMTVICPSDYNECKQIIHAIADYKGPVYVRVGRPNVPVIERENYQFVIGKAEVMREGKDVLIIANGVIVNEAMKAVEELSKEGISATLLNMATIKPIDKEAILKYAKQCRAVVTCEEHNVVGGLGSAVSEFLSEEYPVHILKVGMKDQFGKSGTWKELLDYFGLRSKNIVEAAKKAIQLKG; from the coding sequence ATGGGAGCTCCAAGTACAGCAACTGCGACAGAAAAAGCGACTCGTGACGGATACGGGGACGCTTTGCATGAACTCGGGGTTTCCCGTCAGGACGTCGTGGTCCTCGATGCGGATCTTTCCGGATCAACAAAGACGAATAAATTCGCAAAAGCGTTTCCAGAACGATTTTTTAACGTAGGCGTCGCCGAACAGAACTTAGTCGGACACGCGGCCGGGCTCGCACTTTCCGGTCTGACTCCGTTTGCTTCTTCCTTTGCGATGTTTCTCGCGGGAAGAGCCTGGGAAGTGGTCCGTAACAGCGTCGTCTATCCATTCTTAAACGTAAAATTGGTAGCGTCTCACGGCGGAATCACAGTGGGTGAGGACGGAGCGTCCCACCAATGTATCGAGGATTTCGCGATCATGAGAGCCATTCCCGAAATGACCGTGATCTGTCCTTCGGATTACAACGAATGCAAACAGATCATCCATGCGATCGCTGACTACAAAGGTCCGGTGTATGTTCGAGTCGGTCGTCCCAACGTCCCTGTGATCGAAAGAGAGAATTATCAATTTGTAATCGGAAAAGCCGAGGTGATGAGGGAAGGAAAGGACGTTCTCATCATTGCAAATGGAGTGATCGTAAACGAGGCCATGAAAGCAGTCGAAGAATTATCCAAAGAAGGAATTTCCGCGACTCTTCTCAATATGGCGACGATCAAACCGATCGACAAAGAAGCCATTTTGAAATACGCCAAACAGTGCAGAGCGGTCGTCACCTGTGAAGAACACAACGTGGTCGGCGGACTCGGATCCGCGGTGAGCGAATTTCTTTCCGAAGAATATCCGGTTCATATCCTGAAAGTGGGAATGAAGGATCAATTCGGGAAATCCGGAACCTGGAAAGAACTTTTGGATTATTTCGGCCTTCGTTCTAAGAATATCGTTGAGGCCGCGAAAAAAGCGATTCAACTCAAAGGATAA